The genomic interval GCAGTGGCAGCCTGCTCCAGCTCCTGGCCCTGCTGGCGCAGGTTATTGGCGCTTTCCTCGGTAACGGTGTTCAGCGCCGTCGCCGCGTCAGCCAGCTGTTGTGTGCAGCTGCTGAGCTTGCCGAGGGTTTCGCGCTGGCTCTGCTGCATGCGCTCCAGTTCGTAGAACAGCTGGCCGATTTCGTTACGCCGCTGCACCACCACTGGCACGCTCAGGTCGCCGCCGGCGATGCGCTGAAAGTGCTGGCCAGCTTCACGCAATGGGTGCAACACACGCTGCGCGATGAAGGCCCAGCACAGCGCCGCCAGCAGCAACGTCACGCCCAGCAGCCCCAGGCTCAGCAGTTGTGCGCGCTCCAGACGGCGGTCGGACTCGAGCATGATCTGCTGGCTGCGCTCGCTCAAGGTGGCAACCAGTTGCTGACGCAGCGCCTGCAGGCGGCCCATGGCATTGCCGGCATCGGTGTTGACCTGGAAGTACTGCTCCAGCGAGCGCTGCCGCACGGCCTCACGCTGCCCCGCCACCGCCTTGGCGTAGTCGGCGAAGGTGGCCTGCAGTTCCTTGGCCGCCGCATGCAGCGCCGGCTCGCGAGCGTTGTCGACGAACTCATCGACCAGTTTCTGGCTCTTGTCGTTCAATTCGACCGACAGCGCCATGCGCTTGTTCGCACTCTCGTCGTGGCCGCCCAGTTGCTCGATGAAACCCGAAGACACGTTAGCGCTGGCGCGGATCGCCATGAGCAACGCATTGTTCAACCGGTCCGACTGGTGCGCGGTCTGGTCCAGTTCGCTGATCTGCTCATCGCTGCCCACCGCCGCGCGCCAGGCACTTACGGTGGAGAACAGCAAGGTCAGGCTGAACAGCGACAGCACCCAGAACATTCCGGTGCGGATCTTCAGGTCGGCAAACATACGGGCAGTACTCCTCATGGTCCTGTTGGCACCCCTTCTCATCGGGATTTCGATGGCGGGTGAGCAGGTATCGGAGTGCCCGCTGCGGGCTTGAGTGGCGCTGAGGCGCTTGTGTGCGGTAACCGCACGATTGTTACTGGCGCCTTGCATGTGGCGGCGCATACGTGCAAGGGTAAAAAAGGAACGTCAGTCATCAGAACAGGAAGATAAGCACCTTATGCTTGGAATCACACGTATCCATCGCTACGTGCGCCCATTGCCTGCAAGCCAAGCAGCAGCCAGTGGGCGTGACGTCAACGTCAAACCAGGCGCCCGCCTGGCCGCGAAGCTTGCCACCCTCCTCTGCACACCCCGCGCCGTCCCGCCCTACCTCTGGGTCAACCCCGAGCGCCCCCCTGTCGATCGCATGCCCCCTACCTGACCGCCCACGCGCCGTCATCGCACCGGCCTCGCCATTCAGTGGCTGAAGGCGGGATGTTTCACGCAAAAAAAGGGGCAACACCCAATGATCATGTTTCAGGGCAAGAAAATTCACAGCGCCATCTTCGACATGGATGGCACGATGTTCGACACCGAGCGCCTGCGTTTCAGGACGCTGAAGCAAGCTTCGCTGGAAATCTTCGGCACCGCCTTGAGCGAGCAAACGCTGATCGGCTCGCTGGGCCTGAGCGCGAAAAAGGCCGAGGCCCTCGCCAAGGCTCACAACGGCGATGACTTCCCGTATGCGCAGATCCGCCAGCGCGCCGATGAGCTCGAACTGGCGTACGTGCGCAACCATGGCGTGCCGATCAAAGCCGGCCTGCTCGAGGTGCTGGAGCGCCTGCGCAAGTCTGGCCTGACCCTGGCGGTCGCCACGTCCAGCCGCCGCGCCATCGCCGAGGAGTACCTGATCAACGCCAACGTGCTCAAGTACTTCGACATCACCGTTTGCGGTGATGAAGTCAGCCAAGGCAAACCCCACCCAGAAATCTTCCTGCACGCCGCCCGCGCGCTCAATTGCCAACCCAGCCAGTGCTTCATGGTCGAGGACTCGGAAAACGGCTTGCTCTCAGCGATCCGCGCCGGGGGGCAGGCAATCCTGATCGAGGACATCAAGCCGCCCGCGCCCGAGGTCAAGGCCGGCGCGCTCATGGCCTACCGTGGCATGCACGCCTTCCTCGCCGACTTGAGCGAGTGCGTGCCCGACTTGGGCATGCCGGCGCTCGACGAGGCGTTCCCTGCCTCACTGAACCAGTTCCGCGTCGGCATCCACGGCTTCGGCGCCATCGGTGGCGGCTACCTGACCCAAGTGCTGTCCCATTGGGACGGCTACACGCGCCCCTGCGAAATCATTGCCGCGACCCGTTCGCGCATGCTCCGCGAATCGGTCGCTGCGTTCGGCCGCTACAGCGTGCGCTACGGCGCCACCGCGTTCGACCAGACCATCGACAATGTGCGCATGATCGACATGGACGACGAAGAGGCGGTAATCGAGATGTACAACGCCGCCGAAGTCGTCGGCATGAGCCTGCCCGAGCAGGCCATCCCGCATCAGGCCAAGGTCATTGCCAAGGGTTTGCTGCGGCGCTTCGAACGCAGGGGGCGCGAGCTGACCGTACTGATCGTGTTGAACAAGATCGGCGGTGCGGCGTTCGTCCGGCGCCAGGTGCAGGCACAGTTGGCGCTGCTGTGCACGCCACGGGTGTGCAAGCAGGTGCTGGAAAAGACCCATTTCGCCGAAACGGTGGTCAGCCGCATCGTTTCCAAGATCAGCAATGACGCGCTGGTTCGGCAGTTACGCATCAAGTCGCAGATCTTCAAGAACAGCCTGGAGGATGAGCCAGCGGTCACCCGCAAACCCGCCACGCCAGCCCCGGAATACGAGCGGCTTATCGGGCACTTCAGGCCCTTTGCACAATCCAGCAGTGCCATGAGCCAGTTGCACCTGATCCTGTTCAACAGCGAGCCCGACATGCCGCTGTACGTAGAGCGTGGCAGTGATTTGCTGGAGCGGCTGCGCCAGGTAAAAACGGTCGCGGATATTACCCAGATCCAGATCATCAAGAACCGCTTGTGGAACGGGCCGCACGCGATCATCGCCTGGTATGCGAGCCTGCTGGGGCACACCTGGGTCGGCCAGGGCATGGGGGACGCCCGCGTCAGTGCGCTGGCGCAGCGCCTGATTCATCAGGAAGTGGCGCCAGCGTTGATGGCCGAATACCCGCAGATGTCGGAGGTTGTCAGCAGCTTTGCCAATGCGTTTATCGAACGGTGCAAAACCTCGTTCAAGGACCCTTGCGTGCGGGTTGGGCGCGACCCCCTGCGTAAATTGCAGCGTAACGAGCGCATCCTCAGCAGCATCGACCTCGCCCGCAAGCATGGCATTCAGACCCCTGCGCTGGCGTTTGGGGCGGCGCTGGCCATTCACTATGCGCTGCACGGCAACGCCAGCAAAGATCGCGAGGCCCAGTTGATCAAGGCGCTGTACACGGCCAGCGGCGATCGTGTCGAAGCGGTGCTCACCCATGACGGGGAGTATCAGGGCAAGCCTTATCCGGGGCTGGACCCGGTCAGGGATGCCGAGCTGGTCGAAAGCATTTCGGCCAACTTCCGGCTGTTGCTGGAGCAGGACAGAGCTGACTGGGCACTGCCCGCTGCGTTGGCGCGGGGGTCGTCCGAGTGTGGGAGGGCGTCGGCCAAGCATAGGCTACCGGTTGTTTGAAGCGCATTGGTAGGGGCGGCGCTCGAGCTCACAGGCGCCGCAAATGTCGAGGTGAACGGCTGACTGCCTCAACACTGAGTTGAAACGCGACCTATTCACTTCAGAGACTTGTATCCCAACCGCGAAATTTGCTGGCAAGCATTTCCCGCACAGCACCAACCAGCTCAGGTTCCCCAGCACGCTCAGGTAAAAGGCTGAACTCAACTTCGGGCAATACTGGCAGAGGAAGGACCGGCCTGAAAACCTCTGCTCCCGGCGGCACGGCCGAAGCATTCAGGCAAGCGACTCCCAGTCCTGCCATCAGCGCTGATTGCAGCCCTGCTACGCCGGACGCGGAATGCGCAATGACATAAGGCACCTTGTGTGCGTCCAGCATCTCTCGGGCCAGGCGCTGAAGGCCGCATCCCTGGGGCAGTACCAGCAGTGGCAACGAACTCTCTCCTTCGTTCGGCGCTTCAAACCCAGGAGCCGATAGCCAATGCAACGCTTCTCGACGTAACGGGATACCCTCGGGCAGGCTACGGCCGTCTAGTATGCGCATCGAGAGGCCTATGTCGAAGTCAAACGGATCAGACCGGCTCTCTATTTCCATGCTCTTCTGCACCGAGACATGCACTCTGAGACGCGGATAACTAAGGCGTAGTTGTTTCAACAGCTCGGTAATCGAGCCAGGCAGAAAGTAGTCGGTGATTGCCAGTCTCAACTCGCCCGCAAATGTCACTCCGCGTACGTCTTCAAGCGCGCGATCACTCAAGGCCAGCAGCTCCCGGGCATGTACCAGTAATCGCTTGCCTGCCGGTGTGGGCCAAACGCCCGTTTTGCCTCGTTCCAGCAGCGTAACTCCGGCGAACGCTTCGAGCTTGCGCAATTGCTCGCTTAACGCCGATTGCGAGCGGCACAGGTGCGGTGCGGCCTGCGATAGGCTGCCAAGCTCCACGACGACAGTGAAGGAACGCAAGAGATCAAGATCGAAGGGACGCATATTCATCCTGCGGTTTTACTGATAGATAGATGCATATCTTCCGGCTTTTCATCATCATCGCAACCTCCTAGTCTGCGCGGGCCACCCATTTCCAGCAGAGGAGTCAATCATGCCTGGTATTACACTCAAGATTTCTGGCGAGCCGGACAGTGAGCTGATCCGCAGTATCGTCCCCAAACTTACCGCCCTCACCTGTGAAGTACTGGATAAGCGACCGGAGCAGACCATGGTGATGTTGCAGTTTCTGCCCCATGAGCATTGGTTCATCGATAGTCGATCACTAGCAGAACAAGGCCGTAACTCGTTCCGCCTGGAAGTCACCATCACCGATGAAACCAATACCAAGGCGCAGAAGGCACGCTTCCAACACGATGCGTTCGAACTACTGGCACACGAAATAGGAAATGTACATCCGCACTCCAACATCCATGTGATCGACTGCCGAGCCAGCGCTTACGGATACGGCGGTTTGAGCCAGGAGTACACGCTTCACCATCCATGATGGTGATTGCAAATACGCCTCGTGATGCCATAGGCTGCCTCATTATGAATCGCTGCTACGGACGTTGGATAAACGATGATCGAACTACAAGGATGTGTAGAAATTTGCGGTCTGGAGTGCCGGCGTGTTGGGCCCTTTGACATAGAAATGATCTGCTCACATCGCCAGGAAATGTTTCTTGAGGCGGGTGGAAATCCTGAAGAACTACAGATCATGACTCAGCACTTTCGCCCCTGGTTGGAGGAGCGGCTCGGTGACGGCAGGTATTACGGATTCAAACTCCTGGATGGTGATCAACCGGTCGCAACCATTGGCTTGATGAGTATTGATTGGCCTCCCCATCCATCGCACCCAACCCTGGATAAGCGTGGGTATGTGTTGAATGTGTTCGTCGAGCCGGCCTATCGCCGCCGAGGTTTAGCTTCGGCATTAATGCAAGCTGCTGACGCCGAGTTCGCTCGCCGAGGAATCACTTTCGCTGTCCTGCATGCCACCCAGACGGGTAAACCGGTCTATGAGCAGAGCGGTTGGACTGGAACGTCGGAAATGGCCAAATCCATCATCTGATAGTGACCTCTTTCGAACGAGAGCGGACGTGTGAATGCTCGGTGATTGCTTCGGTGCTTTTCAATGAACATCATCGGGGTTCGACAAGGAGAGTCTCTATGCCCAAACCAGTGCTGCATCTCATCTCAGGAAAAATTGCATCCGGTAAGTCAACGCTAGCCAAAAGCTTGGCAGTTGAAGTATCGACGGTTCTGCTGAGTGAGGATCATTGGCTCTCACGGCTATACCCTGAACATATCAAGTCAGTAAACGACTATGTGCGTCTTGCGCACCAGATTCGGCAGGTGCTGGGCCCGCTCGTCATCGATCTTCTTCGGGCTGGAGTGACTGTCGTTTTGGATTTACCTGCAAATACTCCTCAAGATCGACTATGGCTGCGCAACCTGGCTGACGCAGCCGAGGTTTCACATTGCGTCCACTACATCGAGGTGGACGATGACACCTGTCGAGAAAGGTTGCATCTTCGCAACCACCGTGGTGAGCATGAGTTTGCGGCGACTGACGCGGAGTTCGATCTGATCACTAGCTACTTTCGAGCGCCACATGAGGATGAAGGGCTTCAGATTAAAATTCACCGACAATGACGATCTCTAATGCGGACTTGGGCCGCTAGCGGCCCACATCGGATGGCCTCTATGGGTCGATAGCAGCCAGTCGCGAACAGCTGCTATCTACCCAAAGCGGCCATTCGTCAGGGCCGTTAATGGCTCAAAGGAGTGCCATTCCAATGCCTGTGACCTCGGGGTCATGATGTGGTTATGACCCCGACGCAGCTATGTACGCAATACCTGCTCACCAGCATTACCAGTCAGGCGGACAGCATCGACCAAAGCGACGCAAGCAATCAGGGCGATTCCAACAAGCGCCCAGTGAAAGTCATCTACCGTCAGCTCGCTTTCGCCCCCCGCATTAACATCGACACTCTCAGCAGCAGAGCCGCAATCGCAACCCCGAGTGCCATTGCCAGTTGGAAGAACATGCTGAACAGCGTCGACGCCTCGCCCATCTGTGCCTTTGGAACCTCCGCAAAACCGACAGCGTTGTAGGTGGTGAACTGCATCGAACGAGACAGGCCGCCGATGAACAGCACCAGCACCATCCAGTACCACGGCATACCCTGCTGCAGGAGCAAACACGCGAGGATGCAACCGACGCCGATCAAGCCATTGACCAGCAGCACACGACGAAAGCCGTGGCGGCGCAGAAGCCCGGTGGTGAACGGTTTCATCGCTAGGTTGCCGGCGAAAATTGCCAGCACCAGCAGGTAGGCACTGATGCCGATGTTCAAGCTGACCGGGTTCTCGGCGAAGTCACGGGCCATCTGCGGTAGCGCGGTTGCGATGACGGTGGCGTCGAGGTTTTCCATGAAGAAGGTGACGGCGACTAGCAAGGCAATCCAGATGGCTTGGCGGGTGGTATGGGTGACTGGAGGATTGGCCAAGGTTACAAGTCCTTCTGACAGTGGAGGGTCTTCAATGAGCGCGCGGGCAGCCCCGCGAATCCAGGCAAAGTAATATCACGCTTTGAGCCGCCTGATTCGCGGAGGTCAGCTAACCCCGAAAGGGCAGAGACGAGCCTTCAGATCATCTTCATCGCCGCACGCAGCGCCAGCAGGTAAGTCTCGACACCAAACCCGCAGATCTGCCCGCGCACGACTTCGGCAAACACCGAGTGATGACGAAACGGCTCCCTGGCATGGATATTCGACATATGCACTTCAACCACCGGCACTTCGACGATGGCCAATGCGTCACGAATACCGTAGCTGTAGTGCGTCCATGCGCCAGCATTGATCAGCACGGCATCCACCCTATCTTCATAGGCTTGGTGAATGCGCTCGCACATGGAGCCTTCGAAGTTGGTTTGGAAGCTCTCGACCCGAGCTCCCAGTTCTTCGCCCAGCGATTGCAAGGCCTGGTCGATATCGCTGAGCGTTGCCGTGCCGTATTGGCGAGGGTCTCGCTTGCCGAACATGTTGTGGTTAATACCGTGCAGCATCAGGACATTGGCGACCATTGCTTACTCCAGAGGAATGGTCAGTCGATCAATTACGGTACGGGTTTCAGGCCGCACCCCTCGCCACCAGGCAAAAGCTTCAGCCGCCTGCTCGACTAACATGCCGACACCGTCGGCCAGGCGCGCCACACCTTGCGCTTGCGCCATACGAAGAAATGGCGTCAGGCCTTTGCCATAGGCCAGCTCATACGCCAGGCGCGTCTCGGCCAGAACGCCCATGGGCAGCGGCGGCAGTTCACCCGTCAGGCTGGCGGAGGTAGCGTTGACAACGATGTCGTAACTGAGCCCTTCCAGTTCTTCGTAACGACTGATGCGCAGCCTTGGGTGATTCAGTTCGTTGCGTAACGTTAATGCCTTGGCCATATCGCGGTTGGCAATCACCAACTCGCGAGGTCCGGCCTGCAGAAACGGCAGCAACGCCCCACGTACCGCGCCGCCAGCACCGAGCATGAGCACACGCGTGTTGCGCAGAGGTTCGCCGAGATTTTCTTCGATGTCCCGCAACAAACCGATGCCATCGAAGTTTTCCGCAAAGATACGACCATCCTCAAACTTCAGTGCATTGGCCGCCCGTGCCAATTGAGCCCGCTCGCTGCACCGATCAGCCAGTTCGAAGGCGCGCAACTTGAACGGGGCGGTGATGTTCATACCCAGTCCGCCGTCACGACGGAAACGCAGTACCTGGGTCTCGAAGTCATCAAGCGTGCCTTCGATGGCGCCATACTCCAGCGCCTGGCCGCTGGCCTCGGCGAACAGACCGTGAATCAAAGGGGACTTGGTGTGGTTGATCGGCCGGCCGATCACTGCGTAGCGGTCGCTCATCGTGCATCTCCGTGGGTGAACAGTACACCGTCTGCCTGCATGGCGGTTATTTCCTCAGGGCTGAAGCCAAGTGCTGCGGCCACTTCGGCGTTGTGCTGGCCAAGGTCCGGGGCCACCTGGTGAATCGTCGTGTCGCAGTCGGAAAAACGGAACGGCAGGTTGGGCAGGCGCAAGGTGCCGTAACGCGGGTGCTGCTGTTCGATGACCATGTTGCGCGCCTGGATCTGCGGGTCGGCCAGCACCTCGTCGATGCGCTGCACCTTAGCACTAGGGATGTCGATGCCGTCCAGCAGTTGCAGGATATCGGCCACCTGACGGGCGCCGACCCAGTCGCGGACCACAGCCAGAATCGCCTGACGGTGGGCATTGCGACCGTTGAGGCTGTGGTAGCGCTTGTCGCTGCCAAACCCGGGCGGGCCGCCATTGGCTTCGAGCATGGCAGCAAAGCGTTGCCAGGCATCGTCGACCTGGGCCGCGATCACCAGGTCGCCATCGGCAGCGCGGAACACGCCGTACAAGGTCGAGGTGGGCATGTCATGGCCAGTCTGCTCCGGCAGCACGGTGCCATCGGACAACGTGTAGCACTGCACCGCGTACTCATGCATCGACACCAGCGTGTCGTAGAGGGCCATGTCGATATGCTGCCCCCGGCCGCTGCTGACCCGGCCCAGCAGCGCCGCATTGATCGCGGCCACGGCATGGATGCCGGTGTACATGTCGCCCAGTGAGATCCGCAGCAGCGGCGGCGCTTCGCCCGGCACGCCAACCATCTGCATGATGCCGCTCTTGGCCTCGGCGATCAGCCCGAAGCCGGCGCGGTAGGCGTCCGGCCCGGTATGGCCGTAGGCTGAAATCGAGCAGTACACCAGGCGCGGGTTGCGAGCCGACAGCTCGGCGTAGCCCAATCCCAGCTTGTCCAGCGCACCTGGGCGGTAGTTCTCGATGAACACGTCGGCCGAATCGGTAAGGCGCTGCATGAACGTCTTCCCGCGCGGGTCCTTCATGTTGACGCTAACGCCCTGCTTGCCCATGTTCAGCTGCAGGAAATAGCCGCTCTGCTGGTCGTCCAGGGTGAACGCATGCTGGCGACCAGCATCGCCGCTACCCGGCCGTTCGACCTTGATCACCTCGGCGCCCAGCGCCGCCAGACAGCGCCCCACATAAGGCCCGGCGAGGAAATGGCTGTAGTCGATGACGCGAATACCCGCCAATGGCAATGCCTGGCTCATGCCTCTACCCTCCGCGGTACCATCAGCCGGTGCTCGCCACGCTGCACGACGTCGCCGTGCTGGTTGATCAGTTCCGATGGCAGTACCACGATGCCCCAACCCGGACGGCTGTTACTCGGGCGCATCGCACCGACGCGCATGCGCACATGGAGCACGTCGTTGACCTTGATCGGCAGTACGAAGTCCCATGTCCAGCCCAGCGACATGCCCGGCAAGAAGCGGTATTCGCACTGGGTTTTCAGGCCATCAGCAATCGACAAGCCGAACAGCCCGTGGGCAACCAGGCAGCCGAAGTGGCTGGCGTTGGCGTATTCCTCGTCGACATGCACCGGGGTGTGGTCACCGGTGAGGTCCGCGTAGGCCAAGATGCGTTCCCGGGTCACGGTGTAAGTGGGGCTGATGCATTCGTCGCCTTCGCGTGCATCGTCCCAGTATTTCTCCACCACCCTCATGCCTGCACCTCCGCCCGCGGATCGATGGCCAGTGCCTGAGCCACGCATTTGGCCGGCAGCGCCTGGATGAACTCCACTGCCAGGCCATCGGGTAGGCGCAACCAGTTGCGGCCCAGGGGCATTTCGCTGACGCCGAAGCGCTGGGCGGCGGCCAGCGCTGCTTCCAGGTCCTCGCACATTATGCCCAAGTGAGCCATGCGCCCTTCCGGCCCGGCGAAGTCCGGCTGATGAATGAACTGCAGGCCGCCGAGGGTCCAGTACTGTGCCGGTTGCTCGACGTCGCCCTGCACTTCACGCATGGTCATGCCGCACACCTCGCTGAAAAAGCGGATATGCCACTGGATGTCCTGCACCCAGAACGCCACATGTTCGAGGTAGGCTTTTGGCTGGCTCATGAGGTTTCCTTTTTCTGATGATCGGCCATGGCGCGCTCGATGCCCTTGATGCAGGCCACCAGGGTCGCGTTAACCGGCGTGGCCACGCCATAACGCTGGCCCCAGCGCACGACGGAACCGTTGATGAAGTCGATTTCGGTGATGGAGCCCTTTTCCAGGCTCTGCAGCATCGAGGTACGGAAGCTCGCCGGCAGGCCTTCAGCGGCCAACGTCCAGGCGGCGTCAGAACTGCTCAGACTGAGACGGATGCCAGCGCTCTGGGCCACGGTGATGGCTTCAGCCACAGCGGCCTTGGCAGTACCTTCCAGCAGCGGCTCGCTGTACAGCTGGCCATAGCTGAGCATGGTGATGCCGCTCAACGCGCCGGTGGCGACGTTGACCAGCAACTTGTCCCACATGGTGCCGAGAATATTGTCGCTGACAGTGGTGGCCAATCCAGCACTGTTGAAAACATCGGCGATGGCCTGCACGCGCGGTGACAGCTGGCCATCTAGTTCACCGATGAAGGTCTGCTTGCCGGCCACCCCAGCGCGGATCGAACCCGGCGCCAGCAGCACGCCACCGACATAGGTCTTGCCGGCCAGCACCCGCTCACGACCGACGGCGTCGGCCAGTATGTCCTCGTGGCCGAGGCCATTCTGCAGCGACAGCACCAGCGTCTGCGGCCCGATCAGCGCGGCGGCACCGACGATGGCCTCGGCGGTGTGGAACGACTTCACCAACACCACCACTAAGTCAGCCACACCGACATCTTCGGCTTCCATGGCAGCTTTGACTGGCACCTGCCGCTCGCCTCGTTCGTCGTGCACCCGCAACCCGTTCAGTTTCATCGCCTCGACGTGCGCACGGCCGCGGTTCAATAGCCAGGTTTCATGCCCCGCCTCGCTTAGGGCCGCACCAATGGCGCAGCCCAGGGCACCGGCGCCCAGAATGCAGATTTTCACGTCGCAGACCTCCTGTGGTTTGCGACTACCTTATGCAGCGAGGGTTATTTGGGCTATACAATGACCTCAATACAACTATTGAGATTCGCAATAATGAATGCCTTGGAGGCTCTGCCCGAACCCAAGCTGCTGCAACTGTTCGACGTGCTGTACCACTGTCGCAGTGTGACCCGAGCGGCCGAGCAGTTGGGGCAGAGCCAGCCGACTATCAGCATCTGGCTGGCGCGCCTGCGCGAGCAGTTGAACGACCCGTTGTTCGTGCGCACGCCTGGGGGCATGGCTCCTACGCCACGGGCCGATCAACTGATCGGCCCGTGCCGCGAGGTGGTGGAGTCATTGCGCAGGCTAACGGCATGGGAGCCGCAGTTCTTGCCAGCCACGGCGCAGCGGCGTTTTCGCCTATGTGTCAGTGATGCCAGCCATATCACCCTGCTGCCGAGCATCCTCAACCACCTGCGCAGCCATGCGCCGGGCATCCGACTGGAGGCGGCGCGGATCGATGGCAATACCGAGAGCGCACTGGAGTCGGGAGAGGCGGACCTGGCCATTGGCTTCGTGCCCTGGCTGGGTGGGGGGATATACCAGCAGATGCTGTTCGAGCAGGACTGGGTGTGCCTGAGCAACCCGCAGCATCCCCGCCTGGGCAAAGGCATGGGCTTAACGCGCTACCGCACCGAGGGGCATGTGCAGATTAGTTTCGGCACTGGGCAGAAGCTGCTGGAGGCAGGATTGGCACGCGCCGGGATCGAACGACGGATCATGCTGGAGCTGCCGGGGTTTCTCGGGTTGGGGATGATAATCGGGACGACGGATCTGCTGGCCACCTTGCCGCGACATATCGGACAGACGCTGGCTGACATGCATGGACTACGGATGCATAACTGCCCAGTTGAAGTGGAGGGGTTCACCGTCAAACAGCATTGGCATGCCCGATATCATCAGGACAGTGGGAATCGGTGGTTAAGGGAAGTCGTTCGCGGATTGTTCCATTCACCAAGCCAATGATGATGTAGTTTCGACTTAGATAGGAAATGTGATTTAAGCCGTCCGCTTTGGCCACAAGCCTATCATCGCGAAGGGCGGCTTTGGGTCGAAAGCGGTCGGGCGCGAGTGACAGCAAACGACCCCATGCAGACATTCAGATGTCCGGGCCGATACCGAGGCTAGAGCCTTTGAGGGATTAGTTTCGATAGTTGATAACAGCCCTACATTTGATAGGGAAGTTGACCGAGTTGGCAATGAAACACTCGTGGTGAGCATCGTCATGCAAGCGCATTGCAAGCGCCCTATCTGATTGACTACTAATGATGATCTGAGGTCTTAGCTCTGCTTCCTTGAAATGGCCCCTGCGCTGGCCATCGCCTTCGATCATACAGCCCACCGGGTGGTCGACGTATTCCAGCACGCACACGTTGTTAACGGCGCACAGATGAAGATACCAGAGCTTGTGGCAGGCCGAGATCGATGCCAGCAACATGTCTTCAGGGTTCCAGCATTCGGGATTACCACGAAAAGCAGGGTCGGCGGAACCATCGATAGGCGCTCGCCCTGGTGACTCGACAGTGAAGTCTCTCTGGTAAGCCGTATAGCTGGCAGTACCCTCACCGGTGTTGCCTATCCAATTGATGGTGACAGCATAATTGTGTTCTCTCATCGCCACTCCTGTGTTGAAAGATGCCCAGAAGATAATCCGCTCTTCTCGCGTTAGCACTGCAATCATGCGCGCTCAGTGTGGCTCCCAACCAGCTTCTCTTGTTTGCATTGACGCATGCGCTGGTTGTGCGAAGGCAATGAGCCGGTCAGCGAGGTAGCCTTGTGGCTGGCCTGACAGTGCTTGCTGGCGTGTTTTGATTTGGAGACGCTAACGAACTCCCGAATCAGCCCTTTGCCTTGAATGTCAGCCATGGGTCGAAAACGGTAGCGAATGCATATCCGCCGTCTTCCTACGCCCCTCATCAGCCAGCCACCGCCGCTCTGCACAGCGCCTTTCATCGATCTCACTGATGAGTACTATCAAGCCGGGCGCCTGTGTGGTTGCCCACCCCCGCCCGTATAATCGCCTCCAATTTTCCCCCCTCCTCTTCGTCTTTCAGGCGACTTCCCCC from Pseudomonas kermanshahensis carries:
- the aroQ gene encoding type II 3-dehydroquinate dehydratase codes for the protein MVANVLMLHGINHNMFGKRDPRQYGTATLSDIDQALQSLGEELGARVESFQTNFEGSMCERIHQAYEDRVDAVLINAGAWTHYSYGIRDALAIVEVPVVEVHMSNIHAREPFRHHSVFAEVVRGQICGFGVETYLLALRAAMKMI
- the aroE gene encoding shikimate dehydrogenase; its protein translation is MSDRYAVIGRPINHTKSPLIHGLFAEASGQALEYGAIEGTLDDFETQVLRFRRDGGLGMNITAPFKLRAFELADRCSERAQLARAANALKFEDGRIFAENFDGIGLLRDIEENLGEPLRNTRVLMLGAGGAVRGALLPFLQAGPRELVIANRDMAKALTLRNELNHPRLRISRYEELEGLSYDIVVNATSASLTGELPPLPMGVLAETRLAYELAYGKGLTPFLRMAQAQGVARLADGVGMLVEQAAEAFAWWRGVRPETRTVIDRLTIPLE
- a CDS encoding CaiB/BaiF CoA transferase family protein, encoding MSQALPLAGIRVIDYSHFLAGPYVGRCLAALGAEVIKVERPGSGDAGRQHAFTLDDQQSGYFLQLNMGKQGVSVNMKDPRGKTFMQRLTDSADVFIENYRPGALDKLGLGYAELSARNPRLVYCSISAYGHTGPDAYRAGFGLIAEAKSGIMQMVGVPGEAPPLLRISLGDMYTGIHAVAAINAALLGRVSSGRGQHIDMALYDTLVSMHEYAVQCYTLSDGTVLPEQTGHDMPTSTLYGVFRAADGDLVIAAQVDDAWQRFAAMLEANGGPPGFGSDKRYHSLNGRNAHRQAILAVVRDWVGARQVADILQLLDGIDIPSAKVQRIDEVLADPQIQARNMVIEQQHPRYGTLRLPNLPFRFSDCDTTIHQVAPDLGQHNAEVAAALGFSPEEITAMQADGVLFTHGDAR
- a CDS encoding MaoC family dehydratase, translating into MRVVEKYWDDAREGDECISPTYTVTRERILAYADLTGDHTPVHVDEEYANASHFGCLVAHGLFGLSIADGLKTQCEYRFLPGMSLGWTWDFVLPIKVNDVLHVRMRVGAMRPSNSRPGWGIVVLPSELINQHGDVVQRGEHRLMVPRRVEA
- a CDS encoding VOC family protein, coding for MSQPKAYLEHVAFWVQDIQWHIRFFSEVCGMTMREVQGDVEQPAQYWTLGGLQFIHQPDFAGPEGRMAHLGIMCEDLEAALAAAQRFGVSEMPLGRNWLRLPDGLAVEFIQALPAKCVAQALAIDPRAEVQA
- a CDS encoding 2-dehydropantoate 2-reductase, which gives rise to MKICILGAGALGCAIGAALSEAGHETWLLNRGRAHVEAMKLNGLRVHDERGERQVPVKAAMEAEDVGVADLVVVLVKSFHTAEAIVGAAALIGPQTLVLSLQNGLGHEDILADAVGRERVLAGKTYVGGVLLAPGSIRAGVAGKQTFIGELDGQLSPRVQAIADVFNSAGLATTVSDNILGTMWDKLLVNVATGALSGITMLSYGQLYSEPLLEGTAKAAVAEAITVAQSAGIRLSLSSSDAAWTLAAEGLPASFRTSMLQSLEKGSITEIDFINGSVVRWGQRYGVATPVNATLVACIKGIERAMADHQKKETS
- a CDS encoding LysR family transcriptional regulator, which encodes MNALEALPEPKLLQLFDVLYHCRSVTRAAEQLGQSQPTISIWLARLREQLNDPLFVRTPGGMAPTPRADQLIGPCREVVESLRRLTAWEPQFLPATAQRRFRLCVSDASHITLLPSILNHLRSHAPGIRLEAARIDGNTESALESGEADLAIGFVPWLGGGIYQQMLFEQDWVCLSNPQHPRLGKGMGLTRYRTEGHVQISFGTGQKLLEAGLARAGIERRIMLELPGFLGLGMIIGTTDLLATLPRHIGQTLADMHGLRMHNCPVEVEGFTVKQHWHARYHQDSGNRWLREVVRGLFHSPSQ
- a CDS encoding OsmC family protein; protein product: MREHNYAVTINWIGNTGEGTASYTAYQRDFTVESPGRAPIDGSADPAFRGNPECWNPEDMLLASISACHKLWYLHLCAVNNVCVLEYVDHPVGCMIEGDGQRRGHFKEAELRPQIIISSQSDRALAMRLHDDAHHECFIANSVNFPIKCRAVINYRN